The Brassica napus cultivar Da-Ae chromosome C7, Da-Ae, whole genome shotgun sequence genomic interval tgtttctagcaatcttATCACAAGTTAAACTAATTAGACAGAGAACCAAAATTCCGCTTGCGCCCTACTATCTATAGGCAAGGTCCTAGCTAGATACTCTAGAACACAGGCGTTAAGAACAGTTTAATTGATTCATATCCTAAcacttagcaattctatatttagGGCTAATCTCTCATGaatatttgaaccctaaatctaacaaagagaactactcagatatggctaagcaattcataacaataagatataaaaatttCATAGATAGAATAGAGTAAAAAATTGGAGTTCCGATCACATATCTCTGAGgagttcttggatcttctctccaaccctaagactctaagtattatttttgaaaattagaaagtatagaaaagcgtgtgttgcctagaataatggcagagcacataaatattaggttaaaactcttCAGTGGTAATCCGGTAATTCTTATGGGACTTGGGCTTAAAGCCGGCTGGAATCCATTCTggcttctgcgcgcttcgctgtcgatcaaCAACACAGagtgtgtgtcgatcgattattgcCTTCGCCCATCGATCGCTAGGCTGGTCGATGGTTAGCTACGGGGCTTTATCATTTTATCTCCATAATGCACCAAAATCACaattttcctccaaatcactccaaaacctgaaagcatactaaaaagactccaaaacaactgatgtatttaaaaacacctatataccatggctaaaaatgggtaaaatccatggtatatcaacaccTCCggacttactcttttgcttgtcctcaagcaaaacaacaaGCAGTCTCTCTGGAAgcggtttgaaaacagcagggactcacataatTTAAGAACTTTAGAAATACTttctatgcaatatcctagttTAGCAACCAATTCCATTCATCCAGCAACTTAACTAATCATGTCTGACAAACTCATTTACTGACCTCATTTAATACATCTAAATAAAAAGTGTATGCTTTACcctgggagtatcgatcactgaACAAGTGGAATCAACttaaacaagtatctggaactaAAGGTAACCTTTTCCTGGTTCcctttctctcttctcccttCTTTGAATCCGATTTTTTTGGGCAAAGTTGTAGGCGAATAGTGGGGTCATCGATATTGTATCTACCCATCGCTTCCAAAAAATGTATGATCATTCCTTTGAATTAGAATAGTGGGGTCATAGGTAACGTACCTACCCCTCTACATCTTAGAAAATCATTTcaatcttttgtaaatatatatacatgccaAAGAGAGGTGGAAGGAAAACCAGGGACACTAAGTCTAATACCTTCCAGACTTACAGGAGGATTCCGATCTAATGAATACCAAGTCCCAAGACAAGAAAGTTaagctcaattaggttggaggtcagcttggTTCTTTCAAACGTTCTCAGTAAGTGTGAACAATTGGTAGgatgatccactttagcatctatacAATCTTCAGTCAGTAAATCtaagaatggtgctaaagagtggttagataagtaaagaaaattgtaaaaattcattgtccccttcttgactcaataaaaacttttgaAATCTTTTATAAAACTCAGAgtaaactaatatcagtaaacctccccccccccagacttaaattacactgccCAGTGTGTATTCAGTCGGAGTTTGGtgaaaacataaatcataaggacaattTGTAACAAGGAGTACGATATACCTGAGCGCGGATGTTGCTGTCGATTGATACATGGAAGTGTCTATCGATCGTTTCTGGTGTTGTGATGTCGATTGGGTCTCATCAGTCGATGGCAAGTAACGGCTCCATGGTtctctttttggttttttctggtttttcgattttttttgttgtttatttagACCTGAAATAAAggtaaaaacgaaaataaataactagtataaattaaaactataagAAGTTACCTAGTAGTGGGATGCCTCCCACTcaacgctttgttatagtcatttagcttgacttttgaGGTTGTTTGTGTCTAGTAATGATCAAATTGACCACTTGGTTGTACGCAAGTGTCCACTTCGTCTTTGATCATCTGGAACCAAGTGCCAATGAAGTTTCTTATGGCCTCATCTCCTCTGGTCCACTGATTCTTTAATCTTTCCCTAGCAACCCCACTTGCATTCATCCTATGCTGAAGATTCCCAATGCTGCGATGTTGAATTCCAAGTCTGGCATATGTGGATTCTGAGATGTCCTTCGGCTCTTGGTAGACATCTTATTTCCGCAAGTCTTGAGAGAAAGTGATCTCATCAAGCAAATCCTGTAGTGACTTCTCGGTATCCAGATTGTTTTGTAATGCTGCATAGtcgccgtcgatcgatggttgattCCTTCTCTCGATCGATGGTGACGGTTCTGCTTGAGAATCGAGTTGTCTCTGAATCGTGTCCATCTCCTGTCTCAAAGCGTCCAAGCGTGTGGTCAAGAAATCTACACTATCACGTAATGGGTAGTACAGACCATCAAGCCGACAGGtgaattattgtagcctatctTCGAATGATGTGAgtcgagtgtcgatcgatgcttggatgtgggcgtcgatcgatgtttgagcGTGAGCGGATCAATGTTGATCTTCCTGCACCAACTAAATGTTGTTTCTGAAGCATGGTTATGTCTTGCTTTATCTCATCCGTGCGTGTAGTTAACCAGTTGATAATGTTGTCGGACGGGTAGTAGATGTCATCGAGCCTCTTCGAATGATAATCATATGAAGTTCTGATGGCTCTGTAGATCTCTGCTACTAACTCGTCAATTTCTGCTTTGTTGTAGATTTCTTGCTCTGGCACGGACGGTATATATGCCTTTGTGTTCTCCCAACGAGGTTTCCTCTTCCTGTTCGGTTGAAGTGTGCTTCGTGTGGATTCGAACtgaccatcgatcgatggtgctgTTGcatcatcgatcgatggtggatcCTCTGATCTTTTCTTCGGAATGAAGAAGTTACTGCATCCATTCATGAGGAATGGTTTCAGCTATGTCCTCCTTGGATATGTGGAGAATGTGTCCATCCATTGCTCTTGCTTGGCCTTCTGGATCacccaaaataccaaattcatccaGATTTAGATaaccataatatatattatctttgaCTTGTACCTCAAGATTTGGTGTTTGACGATCGTCAATCGATGGCTTGATGTCGCTGTAGATCGATGTTGACGTCGCAGATGCAAGCGATGTAGGGAGAAGTCCtcttgtaacacccccgaaccgttttAGACATCGGTCAGTCAACcgggcaacaatcaaacaagaacatgcccgaACGACCTTTCTCTGCCAAGTCCGGAAGTGTTACGACGGGTTGAGAATAGACGTTCcaagtcacaaaacataattctGTAACCCAGAGTATCCATTCAAAACTCGTGTCCTCTAATCTTTGGCCCGAGGCTTTACAACCCGTACCGAATCATAGAGTTGTGTTAGGTTGGAAtaacctaatatcagattcaacacgtcgcgaatataaaacatactttatttcatatatataaaacatgaagttcacaagcccaaaatattatacataaggTCCATGGACGCAGCcgaaagtaaaacatacattcatatatcttgaaaacgagtctttagcaaaagatgtccaatctacaccagctcctacagttccgcgagcgctatggtcctttctactggtcacatgcaaaaggatgtgaggaatgagtgaactagtttcactcAGTGAGCCAGGGTTCCCTATCTAACATATACAACTACCCGTCAATCTAAACCCCACCCCAAACACAAGCAAGACGAGTAGTTCAACAACCATATTCAAAGCTTAAATGATTAAGTAGTAAACAATTAAAccataataaattaaaacactctttatgagtgtcacatcaatcaaccatatatatatatatactcctagggcccaacagaatcattcttcctccacataagggacaccggcaatcccttcactattacaccacacaggcgTAGGCGCTAGGGAATCGCCCGGTCATGGTCCTCAATCGGAATCGCCGTGCCCCGGTCCTCTATCGGACTCGCCGGGGGCTGTCACATCCACGTGTGACACtcggccttggtgatcaagccaagttAAACCGAGCCCACCACTTTCTGGACCACGAACGGCTTAGTGGtaccatttgaggaagcaatgacctgcaaactactactagaaccaccacgaggttctcacacaactgtaccaacacgaggtacacaccataacaacatataataatcacacaatcacaataatccgggtgcttagactagtcttgctatCCACTTAGCCAAGATATTGTCTCAAGCCTCAGATCCACAAACTGACACCTAGACCGGTCCGGCTATCCTAGCTCGGAAGCCGTCTTCAATGtcaggaacctgcattaaaaattCGTTAACAATCAATTAACTGTGACTCACAGTGATTAACCGATGTGGCTTGACTTTCTGATTTGGATGTTGACCAAACCCTTTTTATTCCATCCAAACTTTGTCTTGGTACCGTGATGTTAATCCCCAAAACACAACCTCAATGTCTTGAATGAACTGGTCTGGACAGATCAGAACTTGGAAAGaaccttctttctcttctggACAGTCTTTCAGAACTTCCCGGCAGTTTATTGGTCTTCGAAAATGTCTATACTTCTAAAGCATCTCACTTctttctgtctctctctctctctctctctatgccACGTTTTGGAGTGTCCTTGGTGTGTCTGAATGAGCAAAAATGAACCAAGGTATCTtggtatatatagaagttgccgGCCAATAACAATGAGCCACCCGATCGCATGTGTGTCGTCCTGCATGCTTCCGGTCGCATACGTGGCGACACATGGGCGTCCACATGCCATGTTGCATGCTCTCTAGCCATGCCAGAAGACACCTCCACATCCACTTGCCCTTCAGCATGTTTGGTGTTCATGCATCGCGACACACGGGCCTCTGCATGACGGTTCGCATGCGCAGATCGCAGGTACTGCAACACCAAGTGCTTCTGTGTGTCAAGCTGCATGGAACTGCTTCATGCACGTTTACACCTCCTtcttgtgttgacactcagcaggttaaatggttgacaccacgtcctgatcccttagatcaagccacctcgaggttctcacacaacagtaccaacacgaggtacacaccataacaacatataataatcacacaatcacaataatcagggtgcttagactagtcttgctatCCACTTAGCCAAGACATCGTCTCAAGCCTCAGATCCACAAACTGACACCTAGACCAGTCCGGCTATCCTAGCTCGGAAGCCGTCTCCGATGtcaggaacctgcattaaaaattcattaacaATCAATTAACTGTGACTCACAGTGATTAACCGATGTGGTTTGACTTTCTGATTCCGGATGTTGACCTAACCTTTTTTATTCCCTCCAAATCTTTGTCTTGGTACCGTGATGTTAATCCCCAAAACCCAACCTCAATGTCTTGAATGAACTGGTCTGGACAGATCAGAACTTGGAAAGaaccttctttctcttctggACAGTCTTTCGGAACTTCCCGGCAGTTTATCGGTCTTCGAAAATGTCTATACTTCTAAAGCATCTCaatcctttctctctctctctctaagccaCGTTTTTTAGTGTCCTTGGTGTGTCTGAATGAGCAAAAATGAACCAAGGTAGCTgggtatatatagaagttgccgGCCAATAAGAATGAGCCACCCGATCGCATGTGTGTCATCCTGCATGCTTCTGGTCGCATGCGTGGCGACACATGGGCATCCACATGCCATGTTTCATGCTCTCTAGCCATGCCAGAAGACACCTCCATGTCCACTTGCCCTTCAGCATGTTTGGTGTTCATGCATCGCGACACACGGGCCTCTGCATGTCGGTTCGCATGGGCAGATCGCAGGTACTGCGACACCATGTGCTTCTGTGTGTCAAGCTGCATGGAACTGCttcatgcacgtctacacctccttcttgtgttgacactcagcaggttaaatggttgacaccacgtcctgatcccttagatcaagccacctcgagcttctcggtcgatttgcgcgatttcggcccttctggtgaattttcgtccagcgatcaatcccgaatatttttccgctcctgttctgatgagctaaatatttttaataaactccagacTAACCTTAACTTTGAGGATAAAAATTTTCCTAGCGTTCGGTTTCCCCGAGAAATTCCATAAAAACGAAAtcagggtttttttttttttttttttttttttttttaagacgggGTATTACATCCTCCTCCCCTTAttagaattcgtccccgaattctctATGGATCCGGTGATCCCCCTTCTTCCATTACTACATCTTCATGGAAGAACTCTGGATGCAACGCTTTGAATCTTGGTTCATCCTCCCAGGTCACAACTACACGGTTCCGCTTACCCCAGAAAACTTGGACTTGAGAAATATCTCGATTCTTCAATCTTCGTATCCGACGTTCACCTATTCGAATTGGTACCTCTGGATAAGTGAGGATTGTTTGCAGATTTTCGATTTTCTCTGTCTCAATAGCGTTGGGATCATGAACATGTTTCCGCAGCATTGATACGTGAAATACCCGATGTATTTGCATCTCTTCAGGTAGGTTGAGGCGGTAAGCAACATCTCCGATTCGTCCTTCAATCTGGTAAGGCCAAATGAATCTAACAGCTAGTTTCCCGACCTTCCCGAA includes:
- the LOC125590480 gene encoding uncharacterized protein LOC125590480, producing the protein MKKAQDRQKKYADQSRREVVFNIGDWVYLKVSGQKGKKRFGKVGKLAVRFIWPYQIEGRIGDVAYRLNLPEEMQIHRVFHVSMLRKHVHDPNAIETEKIENLQTILTYPEVPIRIGERRIRRLKNRDISQVQVFWGKRNRVVVTWEDEPRFKALHPEFFHEDVVMEEGGSPDP